From one Dermacentor andersoni chromosome 1, qqDerAnde1_hic_scaffold, whole genome shotgun sequence genomic stretch:
- the LOC126516821 gene encoding uncharacterized protein yields the protein MSSSSREHSDSDSSSSDNQISSKSSDESDDFVASDSCTGPDEGTALTCSAALSCVSPEQMTASEEFAVIASKHNMTHACINDVLDLCRQRGFSDLPKDARTVLRTERKAQVEQNGSFVHFGLAAGIRQVLPPGQVVPSELKLQGNIDGVPLYRSGQLAFWPILCRITNVEASPPFVVSVYCGAGKPPCLQYYLEPFVREVSELASEGLSIGDVRVQVSIEAMVCDAPARSCVKCIVGHTGYYECERCNQKGRHIENMVTFPKLHAPTRTNASFRSQENKRHHSGFSPFLSLDVNMISFFPSEYMHLVCLGVMRRLLKNWVCQGHSNRLSRLHRCQLNESLREASKAFPTYFQRKPRGTEELDRWKATEFRTFLLYVGPVVLKPLLPPSHYKHFLMFHVAIRILASPQYYCEYNDFAKDVLRYFVQEFSELYGRNQLVYNVHSLIHLADQCRDHGPLDQFSAFPFESYLGRMKKLLRSSNKPLSQLSRRISELRHSTKNQVEQKLQHVKPGDCFLIDSAPVVVLEIMGDHFKGGILPNARDFFKLPLKSSQLNIWRCNTLSNRSKVWPLDDLRNTAQCLRLNYKQGHVVVPLLHFH from the coding sequence ATGTCTTCGTCTTCACGTGAGCACAGCGACTCTGATAGTAGCTCAAGTGACAATCAAATCTCAAGCAAATCTTCGGATGAGTCTGATGACTTTGTTGCTTCAGACAGCTGCACGGGGCCAGATGAGGGAACAGCGCTCACTTGTAGCGCAGCGCTGTCTTGTGTATCTCCTGAACAAATGACAGCAAGTGAAGAGTTTGCTGTCATTGCTTCCAAACATAATATGACTCATGCATGCATTAACGATGTCCTCGATTTATGCCGTCAAAGAGGCTTCTCTGACCTTCCAAAGGATGCTAGGACAGTTTTGAGAACTGAGCGCAAAGCTCAGGTGGAGCAAAATGGGTCTTTTGTGCACTTTGGCCTTGCAGCAGGAATTCGTCAAGTGTTGCCGCCGGGGCAAGTAGTTCCAAGTGAACTGAAGCTACAGGGCAACATCGATGGAGTCCCTCTTTACAGAAGTGGCCAGCTTGCCTTTTGGCCCATTTTGTGCCGCATTACAAATGTGGAGGCATCACCACCATTTGTTGTAAGTGTGTATTGTGGTGCAGGGAAGCCACCATGTCTGCAGTATTATCTAGAGCCATTTGTGCGAGAGGTCTCGGAGCTTGCGTCTGAAGGGTTAAGCATAGGAGATGTTCGAGTACAAGTGAGCATTGAAGCCATGGTGTGCGATGCTCcagcaaggagctgcgtgaaatGTATTGTTGGCCACACTGGCTATTATGAGTGTGAGCGATGCAACCAAAAAGGGCGGCACATTGAAAACATGGTCACATTTCCCAAACTGCACGCACCAACACGAACGAATGCATCATTTCGATCTCAAGAGAACAAGCGCCACCATTCTGGTTTTTCACCATTCCTATCGCTTGATGTTAACATGATTTCATTTTTCCCATCTGAATACATGCACCTCGTTTGCCTGGGAGTCATGCGACGACTCTTAAAGAATTGGGTATGCCAAGGCCACAGTAATAGATTGAGCAGACTGCATCGTTGCCAACTAAATGAAAGCCTGCGAGAGGCATCCAAAGCATTTCCAACATATTTCCAGCGAAAGCCAAGGGGTACAGAAGAACTTGATCGTTGGAAGGCAACAGAGTTTCGGACATTCCTCCTTTATGTGGGGCCTGTTGTCCTAAAGCCTCTTTTGCCTCCATCACACTACAAACATTTTCTAATGTTTCATGTAGCTATCAGAATTTTAGCATCACCTCAGTACTACTGTGAATACAATGATTTTGCCAAAGATGTGCTGAGGTACTTTGTTCAAGAGTTTAGTGAGCTATACGGAAGAAACCAGCTTGTGTACAATGTGCACTCACTAATTCATCTTGCTGACCAGTGCCGGGACCATGGCCCATTGGATCAGTTTAGTGCATTCCCTTTTGAAAGCTACCTTGGACGAATGAAGAAGTTGCTGCGATCCTCCAACAAGCCACTTTCACAGCTAAGTAGGAGAATCTCTGAACTGAGGCACTCGACCAAGAACCAAGTCGAGCAGAAACTGCAACATGTGAAGCCTGGAGACTGCTTCCTGATTGACAGTGCTCCTGTGGTTGTTCTGGAAATAATGGGAGACCACTTCAAGGGAGGGATTTTACCAAATGCCAGGGACTTTTTCAAACTTCCACTCAAGTCGTCTCAGTTGAATATTTGGCGCTGCAACACCTTAAGTAATAGAAGTAAGGTCTGGCCTCTTGATGACCTCCGGAATACTGCTCAGTGCCTGAGGCTTAACTACAAGCAAGGACATGTTGTTGTTCCTCTTTTGCACTTTCACTGA